CAAGAGGATAAATATCAGTTTCTCTTAACCCTTTTACAAAGTCACGTTTAAATCCTGTAAATTCAACAAAAGATTTGTTGACATCCACATATCTGAGATTTTTATCTTTAATAAATGCCATCTCCGGTATAGCATCAAAATAACTTTCAATTAACATTTTTTGAGCTTTGATGACTTCTACAGCCTCCATCTCCCTCTGCACATCTTGTATGATTAACATTATAAATTCCAACCCAACGGGGACGACATCCAAATTCACACATTTTGACACATGCTTGATGCCAAATTCGGCATTTACATCTATACTGTAAAAAAATCGGGGCTCTTCTATCTCACTAAACAGTTTAACCAATTTATCTTTTTTCTCTGAATTACAAAATAAGCTAAAAAACTGCTCACCTGTAACATTGGTTAATCTGCTGTCCGTATTTTTCAGAAAATTCTTATTAATATATTTAATTTTAAAATATTCCCTTTCTATAAGGACGATATCACTTGGAAGAAAATCAAGCATTTTAAACAGAAGATTGCTTTGTGTTTCAAGTTTTTTTAAAAGCTCATCATTTTTAGAAATGTTTCGTTTTACATTTGCAGCCACATCTTTAAACTTTGAGGCCAACAATCTAACCTCATTGTCAGGGAAAAAATGCAAAGAATAATCAGTAAATGAATCTGGAAACCCACCCACAATATTGGCTAACCTTTCTAATGGTTTTGAAAATCTTCTTGAATAAAAATAAATAAATACCACAGCTATCAAAAAAAGAAAAATACCTAACAGGCTCAGATAAAAAATACTCTTTAACAAATATGTTTCAATAACCTTATTGTGGACAAATATTCCTACATACAAATTTTCAAACAATTTACTGTTACCATAAGTGGCAAAGTATATATCACTCGAATTTGTCAGGCTGTTTTCTAATTTTACTCTAAGAGAAGTATAAGTATAAGCCAAATCATTCTTTTTAAACCCTTTTATCGTACTCATGCCAAACATAGAAGAGTAATCAGAGAAAAAAAGGACTTTACCGTTTTTATCAAAAACTCCAAGGCTATATTCAAAAGGGATAAAGCTAGCATAAGTCTGTAATATTTTTAAAATCGGCATATAGTAGATTATATTGTAGTCATCTACAAAAAACTCTTTTACTAACGTTAACTCTCCATCCTCAAACGTCACCACATTGCGCAAGTCATCATTTATATCACCCTCAAGCTCCTTTATTATATCGTATTTGGAAAGCCCAAAAATAAATTTTCCCCCTTTAATCAGATATACTTTTGCTAAAAGCTCATCATCATAAAAATTCATTCTGAGATTTCTAAAATCATCACCAGAGTTTATATCTATAACAAGAGAGTGACGAAGCATTTCATAAACTGAGCCGGGTAAAAGGGTAAGTTGATTGTTTAAATTATTAAGCCGCTCATAAGAATTTTTCTCGAGCTCTTTTTCATAATTATACTTTAAAACAATTATGACACCTATAAATGCACACACTATCAGTATAGTCGCAATAAACATATACCTAAAGAAAAGTTCTTTAAATATTTTATTCACTTAAAAACACCTTTCAGCATAGTATAAATAGTATCTGTCATATTTATTTTGAAAATATTTCAGTGCAGTCTTATTTATATAAATTCCTATTTTATCCGGCAATTTTACCGGGATATCCGAAGCATTTGCACCTTTAAAAATCATATCCATAATATATGCACTTTGCCTGCCGATAGAATAAAACTCGGGAGCATAAGTAAAGGCCGCACCTCTTGCCACAAGACTTGCATCCATAGGTATAAGAGGGATTGAAGCCCTATAAGAAATATCTCTCAAACTATTGAAATTTCTTACAAGCTCAGGACTTATTCCAAAAACTATAATACTTTCAGAATTGTCAGAATTGGAAATATACTCAACAAACTCATTATAGGCTTTACTGTTAAAATCTACAACTTTAATCTTAATATTAAGCAAACGCTCCGTTTCATGCATCTGCTTATCAAAACCCTCAAGCCCTTTCTCCACACTGCCTGAAAGATAATAAATGGTTTTAGTTTTATTGAAAAATTCAGTGGCGACCTGAATCCTCTTTGGCGTCATACGAAATGCAGCATGTGATACGCCGGTAAAATTTCTCCCGGGTTTATCCAATGTATTAACAAGACCGGACAACACGGGGTCAGCAACCTCATTAAACACAACTTGAAACTTGTATTTGTCGTTAATCGCCATTACTTTTTTAGCTATCGGTGTAGTAGTGACAAACAAAACTTTTACCCCTTCATTGTTAAATTCTTCCATTATTGCCGGTATCTTTCCAAGGTCACCATTTATAACTTTAACATCAAAATAAACCTCTTTTTCATCTCCATAACCCAAATCTTTAAGACCAGATTCTAAACCTTCAACACCGGTGAGAAACTCTTCTGAATAAAGAATTGCCCCGACTTTTAGAGGGATTTTAAATGTCGATGAAAAGGAATAACCTAATAACATACTGGCAGTTAATATAATTATAAAAAAAACTTGATATAAGGTTTTCATATTATTATTCTACAGTAATTTTTATTGTTTTCAACAAAATATAAATGCACATAAACAAAAATAAATATATTTTTGTATTGACCCTATAACAAAAGATTACTATTTTTGTTCTAACTTAAAACAATTCAATAAAAAAGGTGAAAACTATGCCGCAGCTAACAGATAACATTTTCGAAGAATTATCAGAAATATTTGAAGGTGACATATATACTGATAAATTAAGAAGGAATATGCTTGCCACCGACGGCAGTATCTTCAAGGTCGAACCTGCCTGTGTGGCATATCCTAAGAATGATTCTGATGTAACCAAAGTCATAAATTTTGCAAAAAAATATGGGCTCTCTGTACACAGCAGAGGTGCAGGAAGTGGGCTTTGCGGCTCAGCTATAGGCAAAGGTATAGTGCTCGACTTTTCCAAATATATGAACAAATTAATAAAAATAGACTTTGAAAAGAAATATTTTGAGTGTGAACCAGGTTATAGATTTGGAGAGTTGGAAGAATTATTAAAAGGCAAGGGTCTATTTTTCCCTCCTGACCCGTCAAGCGGTGAATACGCTACATTTGGAGGCATGTTTGGAACAAATGCCAGCGGGGCTCACTCTGTGAAATATGGTAACGTATCCGACTATATAATCGATGCAGATTTTATATTAAGTAATGGGAAAAAATATTCTCTATCAGAAATATACAATACACCATACGAAAATCTGGATGAACCTTTTAAATCAATATTTGAAATATATACCCACTTTGCCAATAAAATAGAAAACTCCTACCCTCATGTAAAATATAATGTTGCAGGTTATAACCTAAGAGGAATGATACAGAATGAAAAACTTTTCTTAGGAAAGCTGTTAGGGGGCTCAGAAGGTACACTTGCAGTAGTAACAAAATTAAAATTTTCCTTAAAAGAAAAACCTAAATACGATTCTTTGGTAGTAGCATACTTTGATGATATAATATCTTCTGCAAAAGCCGTTCAAAAAGTCTTGCCACTTGGTGTAAGTGGAATTGAAATAATGGACAAATCACTTTTGCAATTGGCAAAAGAAAATGACGAAAAATTAAGGGATAAAATACCTGACGGCATCGACAATGTTTTATTAATAGAATTTGATTCTTTTAGTCTTGAAGAAACAGAGAGTCTGGCTAAAAAAGCAAGGGGAATATTGTTTGAAAATAATCTTACTGAGAATGCTCATATTGCTGTTAGTGAAGAAGAAAAAGAAAAATTTTGGGCAATCAGAAAGGCTGCTGTACCTATTCTTTACAAGCTTAAAGGGAGAAAAAAGATTCTTGCCCTTATTGAAGACGCAGCAGTCCCAATAGATAAATTAGTTGACTACTTTGAAGGGGTTTACAAAATACTTGCTCAAAATAAGCTAAATTTCGTAGTTTACGGTCATATTGCAAAAGGATTAATGCACACAAGACCACTTATGGATTTAAAAGATCCTCATGATGTCGACTTGCTGAAAAAAGTTGCCGATGAATTTTTCGAGCTAATTTTCTCCCTTGGGGGGACAGTTTCAGGAGAGCATGGGGATGGAAGGATACGAAGCTGTTATATACAAAAGCAGTATAAAGATATCTACCCGCTATTTGCTGAAATCAAGCACCTAATGGATGAATATAATATTCTTAACCCAGAAATAAAAACATATCACGACCCAAATCAAGTAAAAAAGTTTTTAAGATATGGCAGTGATTATCGCAGTGTTGAAATATTCGACAAGCTATTAGACTGGCCTGAAAACTTTTTGGATGAAGTAGAAAAGTGTCATGGTTGTTCAAAATGTACTACAGTAACTACAGCCACAAGAATGTGCCCAATTTATAAATTTACAAGGGATGAGGCTGCAGCCCCAAAAGCGAAGGCTAATATTCTAAGGGCGCTTATTAGCGGTGCTATTGCTGAAAAAAGTCTATACGAAAAATCTTTTCAATACGTTATTGACAGATGTGTAAATTGCGGCAGTTGCTACAAAGAGTGCCCATCTAACGTCAATATTCCTAAAATGGCTATCGAAGCAAGAAGCAAATATGTAGAAAAATTTGGAGCCACTCTTGAAAACAGACTTATCGTTAGCGCTGAGCTTGCCGCTAGAGTAACGAGAAAGTTTTCCAAACTTCTTGGCAAACCAATGAAATTAAAGATGCTTAGAAAGGTTGGGGAAATATTTACTGGTGTAACTGCCGAAAGAGAGTTTATAGCTTTTGAAACCAAATCACTTTTTGAAAGGTTTGATAAAACCATTGGAAATTCTGAAAAAAGTGTCATGTTTTTCTCCGGCTGCTATGCAGGCTATATTAAGCCACAGATAGGGGAAGCTGCCATAAAGGTGTTGGAAAAAATTGGATACAAAGTGTTTTTGCCTGAACAAAATTGTTGCGGACTTCCTATGCTCTCCAAAGGGATGGCTAAACAGGCAAAAAACAAGATAGAGCAAAATCTTGAAAATTGGGAGAAATTAATTGACAGTGTGGATTACATAGTTGTAACCTGCTCATCATGCGGTCTTTCACTAAAGCAGGAATGGAAATATCTTTTAAATAATGACATAATAAACAAGATTTCAGAAAAGACCATTCATATCAGTAGCCTCGTCAATATGCATTTTGATAAACTAAATATAGTCAAAAACGATATTTCTGTATCTTACCATATGCCGTGCCACCTTAAAGTCCAAAATGACTCAGGCTCATCCGTTGCAATGCTTAAAAAGATAAATCCTGATGGTGTCGAAGATTTAAAGAGTCACTGTTGCGGTATGGCCGGAAGCTGGGGAATTTCAGCTAAAAACTACGATTTAAGCGTTGAGATTGGCTCAAATATGATAAATAAACTCAACGCCAGTGCAAAAAAGGTCGGCGCCACAGATTGTCCAACCTGCCGAATGCAGATGGAGCATTTGAGCACGAAGAAAATCATACATCCTATTGAGGTATTGGCAGAGTGTTTGGCAGATTAATTGTAATATTAACGATTTTTGTATCTATAGGCTATGCTGCACCGGAAGATTATCTGGTAGGACTCAACGCATTTGAAGACGGGCTTTATGATGTTGCCGCTGAAACCCTTGAAGATTTTTTAGCATCTTCACAAGACAAAGAAAAAAATTCTTACGCTAAATATATACTTTATCGATGTTACCTTTTTGAAAAAAATTATGAAAAGTCCCTAAAATTAATAGAAGAGGTAGAAAAAACAGATGATAAAAGATTTGACAAAAATCTTATAAAAAAAGACAAGGTCTTTTTACTTACCTATTCAGATTGCAATAAAGCAGTTAACGAATCACAAAATGATGTAGAGCTTGCAAGCATAGTAATAAATTCAAAATGTAGCCCAACCGAAGATTTTATTAAAAATGTGATTACATTAAAATTGAACACCAATGATATGCTAACCCTATTCTACAAAACTGCAGACAATCCAGAAACTGCATCTAACATATTCCATAAATTACCATTAAATGAAATTTCAGATAAAGATAAGGATTATCTGGCAAAATATTTCTTTAAGCATAACAATTATGATAATTTCTGGAGCATATACAAAACTTATAAAAATAACGATCTCGTCAATCTCGCATTGAGTAGACTTTATGAAATAGAAAATTATGAAGGCTTTATATCAAGTTTTGACTATAACACAAAAAGTTATAATATTTCAAAGACAAACTATTGTAGACTTATAAAATCTTACGAAAAATTAAATAAAAATTACGACTGCGACCTTTTAACAAAATGCGTTGATAATAAAAATGATTTACTCAAACTTCAAACTGCATGTTTTATAAAAAATGGCAATATTTCAAAGTATACTGACTTTTTATACACCCTTAACGAAGAAGAGATTAGCTTAATATGTAATGATATCAGTTACTCAATTATAAACGGATTTTATGACAACGATGTCATAAACAAACTTAAACTTTGTAAAAATAGGTTAGATACGGCAAAAGCTTTGTTCAAAAAAGGGAAATATGATGATGTGATACAACTTTTAAGGCCTGGACAAACGGATGATGAATATATTTTAATAGCAGCATCTTACGAAAAATTAGGCAATTTAGAAAAATCCAAAGAATACCTTGATAAAGTTAAAAATAAGTCTAAATTCAATAATTAATTATGAAAAAGATTATAGGTATATCGCTAATCATTGGAATTTTTGCTGCTTTGTTTCTTTACCTGAAGTTTGATGAAAGCTATAAGCTTTATTACGAAGCTGAAAAGCTTTACAAGGAAGGGAATATAAATCAGGCCTATGAAAAGATTAAGGAAGCTGTAGAAGTCAATCATTTTAATAAAAAGGTCTTAATTTTAAAGGCCAAACTATATAAGATTGTTTCAAATAATGAAAAGCTTGAAAAGGCTGAGAAATACTATACTGAGAGTAAAAAAGCATTTTTCGTAGAAGATTACGAAAAGGCTAAAATACTTATTTCCAAAGCTTATGAGCTTACGTTATCCATTCCAGAAAGTGCCCATAATAAAAAAGAAGCTCTTACACTTCAAAAGAAGATAGAAAAAGATATTACAAGGATTCAGAGTGTAGAACCTTCAGTATATTATCAAAGGGCACTAAAGTTAGCTGAAAAAAATGATTACATCGCTGCCTTTGAGCTGCTCAACAAGCTTAATACAAATGATGAAAAGCTGTTAAGTCTAAAAAGTGACTTCGCTTTCAAGATTGGGACATCAAGATACACTTCTATTTTAAAAAAACAAAATCCGAGCGAAACAGAAATTTTGGATGCAATTTACTGGCTAAACAATGTTGACAAAAAAAATACAAATTACAAAACTGCTGAAAAATACATACAAGTATTGAAAAATTATTTAGGGAGATGAAATGAGTAAAGTCTACATCAGAACTTTTGGCTGTCAAATGAACACTTACGATTCAGAAAGGATAGCTTCAATTTTTAAAGATATGGGATTTGATCAAAGTGACAATCCGGAAGAAGCTGAATTTGCAATCATAAATACCTGCAGTGTAAGAGAAAAACCTCAAATAAAAGTACAAAGTGAAATAGGAAGACTTAAAAGTGTAAAAGGTATAAAAATTGGTGTCTGCGGATGCGTTGCCCAACAAGAAGGTGAGAAATTTTTGGAAAATTTTAAGGATGTAAGTTTTGTATTCGGTACAGATGCCATCGGTAGGTTATACGAAATAATTGACCTTGTCCAAAAAGGGGAACGGGTTTGTGATACAGCCACAAACGATAGTGAAATCTCTATACCTACATTTTCAAGAGCAACATCTGTCAGCTCATTTGTAACTATTATGAAAGGGTGTGATAATTTCTGCAGCTACTGCATTGTGCCATATGTGAGAGGGAGAGAAAAGAGCAGAAAGGTAGAAGAAATATTGGACGAAATAAAATATCTAGTAAACAGTAGAGTAAAAGAGGTAACACTCTTAGGGCAAAATGTTAATTCTTACGGAAAAAACCTTGACGAAAACATTAATTTTCCCAAACTTTTGTATATGGTTAATAATATTGATGGACTGAAACGGATAAGATTTGTAACTTCTCATCCTAAAGATTTTTCCGATGAACTAATTGATGCGATGAAAAATAACAATAAAGTAATGCCTTATCTTCATCTTCCCCTTCAAGCGGGCTCTGACAGAATATTATCTAAAATGAACAGAAAATATTCATACGGAGAATATCGTGAGAAAGTTTTAAAAGCAAAAGAAACTATTCCAAATCTCACCCTATCCTCAGATTTCATAGTAGGCTTTCCGGGTGAAACTGATAGTGACTTTGAAGACACCATAAAAGCGATAAAAGAGATAGAGTATGAAACGATTTTTGCGTTTAAATATTCCCCAAGGCCTAAAACAAAGGCGTTTTCCTTTGAAGATAATGTCCCAGATGATGTCAAATCCCAAAGACTAACCTTACTCTTGCAAGAGCAGGAAAAAATTTCAAATAAATTATTACAAGAATATGTTGGAAAAAGCTCTGAAGTGCTTGTAGAAGGGTTGAGTAAAAAAGATAAATCAACATATTCTGGAAGAAATCCACAAAATAGGATTGTAAATTTTAAAAGTAGTAATAAATTAGAAATTGGTGACATTGTTAATGTTGAAATTACCGAAGCGAAAAAAAATTCATTATTTGGGAAATGTAACTAATTTTTATCGGAGGTTTTTTGTCAATGTACGAGGTAAAAGTAAAGTGTGTTTTAAGAGAGCCTCTTGCCAACAGATATGTTCTGATACTAGAATCATTGGACGGCTCTTATTATATACCGATTAATATAGGTGTATTTGAAGCTGAAGCTATTTATACTGAGATTAGCGGAATAAAGTGCCCTAGGCCCCTTACCTATGACTTTTTTTCGCTGATTTTAGAAAATATCAACAATGTAAAAGTTGATAAAATAGTCATTTATGATAATTCTGATAATATTTTCAAAGCTAAAATAGTCATTAATAACAGTGGCTCATATAAAGAAATTGACTGCAGGCCGTCTGATGCTATTGCTTTGGGTTTGAGGGTAAAATCCCCCATATTTATTGAAGACATCGTATTAAAAAATAAAAAATGTATTAATAAAGATTGCATAAAAGGCTCAGATAAAATGATTCTTGAGCATATCATTACCGACCAAGCTACAACTTATTGGAATGTATAATGCAGGTTAATCTACTTCAGATACATGTGGAAGAGTCGCCTGAAGCAAATATTGAAAAGGTAATTAATCTTACAAAAGGGATTAAAAACCAACTTATTATATTACCTGAGCTCTTTACCACAGGTTTTAATTATGACCATGTAAGAAAGCATGTGAAATCTCAGCCTGAGCTATTGAAGAAGCTCCCAGTCTCAAATACCTACATAGGCTCCATTGCAAGACAGGTGGATAACAGTATATACAACTCCTTTTTTGTAAAAAAGGGGGACAATCTTGAATTTATATATGAAAAGATTCATCTTTTCCCTCTGATGGATGAGCACATACATTTTAAAAGTGGAAACAACACAAAGATATTTGAAATTGACAACTTTAAGTGTGGATGTGCCATATGCTTTGACCTTAGATTCCCTGAGCTGTTTAGGCAATATTTTTTGAATAGTGTAGAAGTTGTTTTTATACCGATGCAATGGCCTCACTCAAGAATCAAGCAAATGATACCTCTTGCCACAGCAAGGGCAATTGAAAATCAATGCTATGTTGTGGTGTGTAATGCAGTTGGAAATATATGGGGAACATATTTCGGCGGTAATTCGATGGTAATATCCCCAACAGGTGAGCTGCTTGTATCTGCTAAAGAAAATGCAGATAAAATTTATTCTACTATTTTAAAAAAAGATGTTATAAATGATTTTAGGCAGGCAATGCCCATTGCAAAATGTTTAAAGCTATTGTAAGGAATATCTATGGAAAATAAATATATTTATGTTGCCGGTTTTGGTGATATTGAATTTGACATAATAAAAAAGATGGCTGAAGAGAATGAGTATCCTCAGCTAATCAGGATTTTTGAAAATCATCTTGATATAAAGATACAAGACTTAAAAGTGGAGTCTCAAACAAAAGGGAATACTATTAAGGTCAGAGTAATTCTTTTTGAGAATATGGATAATAAAATAATCATAGACTTTATAAATAAATTTAAAACCCTCAAACTGCCACAATCGATTTTTGCTATCGTTACCGAACATAATAAACAATGGACTTTTAAGGAGCTTGCGTCTCATTTAATCAAAGAGCATCAAGAAATGCACCAAAAGAAGGAAAATGTTTAATTTTTTTAAAAAGAAAAACACCGAGCCGAAAGAAATATATATTGAAGAGCTTATAACAAACATCACTCTTGGCAGTATGTTGGTAATAGACTCCAGAAATCCTAACCTTTATAACGAAAACCATATTGATAAAGCCATTAATATACCGGATTTGGAATTCGAAAATAATATCGACAAACTCCCTCTTGATAAGCTTTACCCTGTTGTATTTTACTGTAAAAACCCAGAATGCAGCATATCTATAAATTCTGCAAAAAAGGCTATAGATTTGGGATACAAAAATGTATACCTTTTCAGAGGAGGCATTGAAGCCTGGAATGCCTACCACAATATCAAACAACAAATAAATGAAAGTGAAAATGCACTTGATGTAGAAACTTTTAAAAATTTTTATAAATTAAATAAAAATGCCATAATGCTTATAGACCTTAATAGTGACGAAGAGTACAGTGAAGGACATTTAAAGGGTGCCATATCTTTG
This DNA window, taken from Deferrivibrio essentukiensis, encodes the following:
- a CDS encoding anaerobic glycerol-3-phosphate dehydrogenase subunit C, giving the protein MPQLTDNIFEELSEIFEGDIYTDKLRRNMLATDGSIFKVEPACVAYPKNDSDVTKVINFAKKYGLSVHSRGAGSGLCGSAIGKGIVLDFSKYMNKLIKIDFEKKYFECEPGYRFGELEELLKGKGLFFPPDPSSGEYATFGGMFGTNASGAHSVKYGNVSDYIIDADFILSNGKKYSLSEIYNTPYENLDEPFKSIFEIYTHFANKIENSYPHVKYNVAGYNLRGMIQNEKLFLGKLLGGSEGTLAVVTKLKFSLKEKPKYDSLVVAYFDDIISSAKAVQKVLPLGVSGIEIMDKSLLQLAKENDEKLRDKIPDGIDNVLLIEFDSFSLEETESLAKKARGILFENNLTENAHIAVSEEEKEKFWAIRKAAVPILYKLKGRKKILALIEDAAVPIDKLVDYFEGVYKILAQNKLNFVVYGHIAKGLMHTRPLMDLKDPHDVDLLKKVADEFFELIFSLGGTVSGEHGDGRIRSCYIQKQYKDIYPLFAEIKHLMDEYNILNPEIKTYHDPNQVKKFLRYGSDYRSVEIFDKLLDWPENFLDEVEKCHGCSKCTTVTTATRMCPIYKFTRDEAAAPKAKANILRALISGAIAEKSLYEKSFQYVIDRCVNCGSCYKECPSNVNIPKMAIEARSKYVEKFGATLENRLIVSAELAARVTRKFSKLLGKPMKLKMLRKVGEIFTGVTAEREFIAFETKSLFERFDKTIGNSEKSVMFFSGCYAGYIKPQIGEAAIKVLEKIGYKVFLPEQNCCGLPMLSKGMAKQAKNKIEQNLENWEKLIDSVDYIVVTCSSCGLSLKQEWKYLLNNDIINKISEKTIHISSLVNMHFDKLNIVKNDISVSYHMPCHLKVQNDSGSSVAMLKKINPDGVEDLKSHCCGMAGSWGISAKNYDLSVEIGSNMINKLNASAKKVGATDCPTCRMQMEHLSTKKIIHPIEVLAECLAD
- a CDS encoding ABC transporter substrate-binding protein — translated: MKTLYQVFFIIILTASMLLGYSFSSTFKIPLKVGAILYSEEFLTGVEGLESGLKDLGYGDEKEVYFDVKVINGDLGKIPAIMEEFNNEGVKVLFVTTTPIAKKVMAINDKYKFQVVFNEVADPVLSGLVNTLDKPGRNFTGVSHAAFRMTPKRIQVATEFFNKTKTIYYLSGSVEKGLEGFDKQMHETERLLNIKIKVVDFNSKAYNEFVEYISNSDNSESIIVFGISPELVRNFNSLRDISYRASIPLIPMDASLVARGAAFTYAPEFYSIGRQSAYIMDMIFKGANASDIPVKLPDKIGIYINKTALKYFQNKYDRYYLYYAERCF
- a CDS encoding bifunctional nuclease family protein, producing the protein MYEVKVKCVLREPLANRYVLILESLDGSYYIPINIGVFEAEAIYTEISGIKCPRPLTYDFFSLILENINNVKVDKIVIYDNSDNIFKAKIVINNSGSYKEIDCRPSDAIALGLRVKSPIFIEDIVLKNKKCINKDCIKGSDKMILEHIITDQATTYWNV
- a CDS encoding nitrilase-related carbon-nitrogen hydrolase, with amino-acid sequence MQVNLLQIHVEESPEANIEKVINLTKGIKNQLIILPELFTTGFNYDHVRKHVKSQPELLKKLPVSNTYIGSIARQVDNSIYNSFFVKKGDNLEFIYEKIHLFPLMDEHIHFKSGNNTKIFEIDNFKCGCAICFDLRFPELFRQYFLNSVEVVFIPMQWPHSRIKQMIPLATARAIENQCYVVVCNAVGNIWGTYFGGNSMVISPTGELLVSAKENADKIYSTILKKDVINDFRQAMPIAKCLKLL
- the miaB gene encoding tRNA (N6-isopentenyl adenosine(37)-C2)-methylthiotransferase MiaB — protein: MSKVYIRTFGCQMNTYDSERIASIFKDMGFDQSDNPEEAEFAIINTCSVREKPQIKVQSEIGRLKSVKGIKIGVCGCVAQQEGEKFLENFKDVSFVFGTDAIGRLYEIIDLVQKGERVCDTATNDSEISIPTFSRATSVSSFVTIMKGCDNFCSYCIVPYVRGREKSRKVEEILDEIKYLVNSRVKEVTLLGQNVNSYGKNLDENINFPKLLYMVNNIDGLKRIRFVTSHPKDFSDELIDAMKNNNKVMPYLHLPLQAGSDRILSKMNRKYSYGEYREKVLKAKETIPNLTLSSDFIVGFPGETDSDFEDTIKAIKEIEYETIFAFKYSPRPKTKAFSFEDNVPDDVKSQRLTLLLQEQEKISNKLLQEYVGKSSEVLVEGLSKKDKSTYSGRNPQNRIVNFKSSNKLEIGDIVNVEITEAKKNSLFGKCN
- a CDS encoding tetratricopeptide repeat protein; translated protein: MFGRLIVILTIFVSIGYAAPEDYLVGLNAFEDGLYDVAAETLEDFLASSQDKEKNSYAKYILYRCYLFEKNYEKSLKLIEEVEKTDDKRFDKNLIKKDKVFLLTYSDCNKAVNESQNDVELASIVINSKCSPTEDFIKNVITLKLNTNDMLTLFYKTADNPETASNIFHKLPLNEISDKDKDYLAKYFFKHNNYDNFWSIYKTYKNNDLVNLALSRLYEIENYEGFISSFDYNTKSYNISKTNYCRLIKSYEKLNKNYDCDLLTKCVDNKNDLLKLQTACFIKNGNISKYTDFLYTLNEEEISLICNDISYSIINGFYDNDVINKLKLCKNRLDTAKALFKKGKYDDVIQLLRPGQTDDEYILIAASYEKLGNLEKSKEYLDKVKNKSKFNN
- a CDS encoding DUF3783 domain-containing protein translates to MENKYIYVAGFGDIEFDIIKKMAEENEYPQLIRIFENHLDIKIQDLKVESQTKGNTIKVRVILFENMDNKIIIDFINKFKTLKLPQSIFAIVTEHNKQWTFKELASHLIKEHQEMHQKKENV
- a CDS encoding rhodanese-like domain-containing protein, yielding MFNFFKKKNTEPKEIYIEELITNITLGSMLVIDSRNPNLYNENHIDKAINIPDLEFENNIDKLPLDKLYPVVFYCKNPECSISINSAKKAIDLGYKNVYLFRGGIEAWNAYHNIKQQINESENALDVETFKNFYKLNKNAIMLIDLNSDEEYSEGHLKGAISLPFGKLGTSYEKLPKDKNIIFYCHTSTKAYEAYLFLRDKKGFEKGKILYLKAGVTFENGKVIFNENIQ